In Aliarcobacter faecis, a genomic segment contains:
- a CDS encoding N-acetylmuramoyl-L-alanine amidase family protein: MKSSLKKDDNQKISDLKKVIDLGKKLKKDTTPDEAKLRILEEKQTKVTTSKVLTKKEPEKKLNTPTKKPQIATNQTSKIEETKNNSNIDNENLIKQISKNDNKIIVKFNQNIDKSFLNHKGVKKENIYEYTFEINGKYKYTNPTKIDIDGIDKITTLDTNNKTIIKIENSSKPKISFMLKTDELIIMAESDSISKKETLPQNNVEQKKEEVKKEPIEKEKTVEKVKEKTDTKIKEVVEKEPALKNTTTISKKRTIVIDAGHGGSDVGAVGPNKRYEKVINLEVAKYLYGILKQRGYTVYLTRSTDVFIKVMDRTILANEKNADLFLSIHTNSMPKEKANNTSGIETFFLSPARSERAKKVAALENKDDIREMNESSKSAFLESLNRPRITASHKFAIDVQAGLLQSARTKYKDVKDTGVKEGPFWVLVGAQMPSILIELGFISHSEESRRLYEKEYQQLLANGIANGIDSYFSKNP; this comes from the coding sequence TTGAAATCATCTTTAAAAAAAGATGATAATCAAAAAATTTCTGATTTAAAAAAAGTTATTGATTTAGGGAAAAAACTCAAAAAAGACACAACTCCTGATGAAGCAAAATTAAGAATTTTAGAAGAGAAACAGACAAAAGTAACTACTTCAAAAGTTTTAACAAAAAAAGAGCCTGAAAAAAAATTAAATACTCCAACAAAAAAACCACAAATTGCTACAAATCAAACCTCAAAAATAGAAGAGACAAAAAATAACTCAAATATAGATAATGAAAATTTAATAAAACAGATATCTAAAAATGATAATAAAATTATTGTAAAGTTCAACCAAAATATAGATAAAAGCTTTTTAAACCATAAAGGAGTAAAAAAAGAGAATATCTATGAATATACTTTTGAAATAAATGGAAAATATAAATATACAAATCCAACAAAAATAGATATTGATGGAATTGATAAAATTACAACTTTAGATACAAATAATAAGACAATAATAAAAATAGAAAATAGTTCAAAACCAAAAATATCATTTATGTTAAAAACTGATGAATTAATAATTATGGCTGAAAGTGATTCTATTTCTAAAAAAGAAACTCTTCCTCAAAATAATGTAGAGCAAAAGAAAGAAGAAGTAAAAAAAGAACCTATAGAAAAAGAGAAAACTGTAGAGAAAGTTAAAGAAAAAACAGATACAAAAATAAAAGAAGTTGTAGAAAAAGAGCCTGCTTTAAAAAATACAACTACCATATCAAAAAAAAGAACTATTGTAATTGATGCTGGACATGGAGGAAGTGATGTTGGAGCTGTTGGTCCAAATAAAAGATATGAAAAAGTAATAAATCTTGAAGTTGCAAAATATCTATACGGTATTCTAAAACAAAGAGGATATACTGTATATCTTACAAGATCAACAGATGTATTTATAAAAGTTATGGATAGAACAATTCTAGCAAATGAAAAAAATGCAGACCTATTTCTCTCTATTCATACAAACTCTATGCCAAAAGAAAAAGCAAATAATACAAGTGGTATTGAAACATTTTTTCTAAGCCCAGCAAGAAGTGAAAGAGCAAAAAAAGTGGCTGCTTTAGAGAATAAAGATGATATTAGGGAGATGAATGAGAGTTCCAAAAGTGCATTTTTAGAAAGCCTTAATCGTCCTAGAATAACAGCCTCACATAAATTTGCAATAGATGTACAAGCTGGACTTTTACAATCAGCTAGAACAAAATATAAGGATGTAAAAGATACAGGAGTAAAAGAGGGTCCATTTTGGGTTCTAGTAGGTGCTCAAATGCCATCAATATTAATAGAATTAGGATTTATATCCCATTCTGAAGAGAGCCGTAGACTATATGAAAAAGAGTATCAACAACTTTTAGCAAATGGGATTGCTAATGGTATAGACTCTTACTTTTCAAAAAATCCTTAA
- a CDS encoding NUDIX domain-containing protein, whose product MVNVKSYGIVLYKVSKKDIKILLCLGVASGDKWGCLKGSKDKDESAYMCAKREFFEESSINVDIALFEEYFEQINLEKNVGIWLVNASNIDNLDKYFEKDRLKPEYLSWENCEVRFFSINKLPKIKSKQKVLIKDIKDFLKSKSLYH is encoded by the coding sequence ATGGTAAATGTTAAATCTTACGGAATTGTTTTATATAAGGTTTCTAAAAAAGATATTAAAATTCTACTTTGCTTAGGTGTTGCAAGTGGTGATAAATGGGGATGCCTAAAAGGTAGTAAAGATAAAGATGAGAGTGCATATATGTGTGCTAAAAGAGAGTTCTTTGAAGAATCTTCTATAAATGTTGATATTGCACTTTTTGAAGAGTATTTTGAACAAATAAATCTAGAAAAAAATGTAGGAATTTGGCTTGTAAATGCTTCAAATATAGATAATTTGGATAAATATTTTGAAAAAGATAGATTAAAACCAGAGTATTTATCTTGGGAAAATTGTGAAGTTAGATTTTTCTCTATAAATAAGCTTCCAAAAATAAAATCTAAACAAAAAGTTTTAATAAAAGATATTAAGGATTTTTTGAAAAGTAAGAGTCTCTATCATTGA
- a CDS encoding nitronate monooxygenase: MKIGKYEIKHPIIQGGMGVGISWDQLAGHVSLEGGLGVVSAVGTGYYKKLSPKTNIIMKKDKPKEVLNFYSKGALKEIFENARKICGKLPLACNILYAINDYGRVVKDACEAGANIIITGAGIPTNMPEFTKDFPNVALVPIVSSARALKLICKKWQRYNKIPDAVIVEGPLSGGHQGFKYEDCFKEEFQLENIVPPVIEEAKNWGDIPIIAAGGIWDKKDIDKFLALGCAGVQMATRFIGTFECDADKNFKDVLLNAKEEDIILMKSPVGLPARGVKTNLQFAIENHTAPKVQCISNCVSPCNRGHEAKIVGYCIADRLGAAYKGDVETGLFFSGSNGYKIDKIISVKELMEKLTKGE; the protein is encoded by the coding sequence GTGAAAATAGGAAAATATGAGATAAAGCACCCAATTATTCAAGGTGGTATGGGTGTTGGAATAAGCTGGGATCAATTAGCTGGGCATGTTAGTCTAGAAGGTGGTTTAGGAGTAGTTTCAGCTGTTGGAACAGGGTATTATAAAAAACTAAGCCCAAAAACAAATATTATTATGAAAAAAGACAAACCTAAAGAAGTTTTAAATTTTTATAGCAAAGGTGCTTTAAAAGAAATTTTTGAAAATGCAAGAAAAATATGTGGAAAACTACCTCTAGCTTGTAATATTTTATATGCAATCAATGATTATGGAAGAGTTGTAAAAGATGCTTGTGAAGCTGGTGCAAATATAATTATTACAGGAGCTGGAATCCCTACAAATATGCCAGAGTTTACAAAAGATTTTCCCAATGTTGCATTAGTTCCTATTGTTTCAAGTGCAAGGGCTTTAAAACTGATTTGTAAAAAATGGCAAAGATATAACAAAATTCCTGATGCAGTAATTGTTGAAGGTCCATTAAGTGGTGGTCATCAAGGTTTCAAATATGAAGACTGTTTTAAAGAAGAGTTTCAATTAGAAAATATCGTTCCTCCTGTAATTGAAGAGGCAAAAAACTGGGGAGATATTCCAATTATTGCAGCTGGTGGGATTTGGGATAAAAAAGATATAGATAAGTTCTTAGCTCTTGGTTGTGCTGGAGTTCAAATGGCTACAAGATTTATTGGAACATTTGAATGTGATGCAGATAAAAACTTCAAAGATGTTTTATTAAATGCAAAAGAGGAAGATATTATTTTAATGAAATCTCCTGTTGGACTACCTGCAAGAGGAGTTAAAACAAATCTTCAATTTGCGATAGAAAATCATACTGCACCAAAAGTTCAATGTATTTCAAACTGTGTATCCCCTTGTAATCGTGGGCATGAAGCAAAAATTGTAGGATATTGTATAGCTGATAGATTGGGTGCTGCATACAAAGGTGATGTTGAAACAGGACTATTTTTCTCTGGTTCAAATGGATATAAAATAGATAAAATAATCTCTGTAAAAGAGTTAATGGAAAAATTAACTAAGGGAGAATAA
- a CDS encoding LptF/LptG family permease codes for MSTLSKYLLEKYLKNFVIVLISLEIFFVGIDYLQNFKNIPESANLQLLYILYNAFFTLTLALPLSIVFAWIVTLVVFIKNNEFVAFNALGASRKDILSPIVFSALTLIFTLITLQTTPLAYSYDQKKKILDNEYFSSTKNDIFLKFDDYFVYFKKLLPLEQKAEDVHVFKIKDNELVETIIAKTGKFKDDKWEINDVKIVQKPSIIDINNSKLDIGYIDSLTILEGFKPKILNNVYENKSEYSLFDAISAWMILSKQEINTQKIRSIIYNQLFIPFFIFPILFLIYAYSSLNSRFFNLGKFVSSSVFGTLVVWGVFFMLYKLTNSGAIIPELSIILPLFMWFLFSTYFYFKKLRA; via the coding sequence ATGAGTACATTATCAAAATATCTATTGGAAAAATATCTTAAGAATTTTGTTATAGTTTTAATCTCTTTAGAGATTTTTTTTGTAGGAATAGATTATTTACAAAATTTTAAAAATATTCCAGAATCTGCAAATTTACAGCTTTTATATATTTTATACAATGCTTTTTTTACTCTAACTTTAGCTCTTCCACTATCTATTGTTTTTGCTTGGATTGTAACTTTAGTAGTTTTTATTAAAAATAATGAATTTGTAGCATTTAATGCTTTGGGTGCTTCAAGAAAAGATATCTTATCACCAATAGTTTTTAGTGCATTAACTTTAATTTTTACTTTAATTACACTTCAAACAACACCTTTAGCATACTCTTATGACCAAAAAAAGAAGATTTTGGATAATGAGTATTTCTCAAGTACAAAAAATGATATTTTCTTAAAATTTGATGACTATTTTGTATATTTTAAAAAACTTTTACCTCTTGAACAAAAAGCAGAAGATGTCCATGTTTTTAAGATAAAAGATAATGAGTTAGTTGAAACTATAATAGCAAAAACTGGAAAGTTCAAAGATGATAAGTGGGAAATAAATGATGTTAAAATCGTACAAAAACCTTCAATTATTGATATAAATAACTCGAAATTAGATATAGGTTATATTGATAGTTTAACTATTTTAGAAGGGTTTAAACCAAAGATTTTAAATAATGTTTATGAAAATAAATCTGAATACTCTTTATTTGATGCAATTTCTGCTTGGATGATATTAAGTAAGCAGGAGATAAATACGCAAAAGATAAGAAGTATAATTTATAATCAACTTTTTATTCCATTTTTTATTTTTCCTATACTTTTTTTAATTTATGCTTACTCTTCACTAAATAGTAGATTTTTTAATTTAGGAAAGTTTGTTTCATCTTCAGTTTTTGGAACTTTAGTAGTTTGGGGAGTCTTTTTTATGCTTTATAAACTTACAAATTCTGGAGCAATCATTCCTGAATTATCTATAATATTACCACTATTTATGTGGTTTTTATTTTCTACATACTTTTATTTTAAAAAATTAAGAGCATAA
- the tyrS gene encoding tyrosine--tRNA ligase: MENKINEAINEIKRGTAEIIDIEAIEKLIKKYFETGENFYVKAGFDPTAPDIHLGHTVLIQKLATFQKFGGIVQFLIGDFTATIGDPTGKSETRKVLSREQVLANAETYKEQVFKILDPSKTEVVFNSTWLKELGTAGLINLASNLTVARMLERDDFSKRYSSNTPIAVSEFLYPLLQGYDSIALKSDVELGGTDQKFNLLMGRTLQKAYDCKKQQAVLMMPILEGLDGVQKMSKSLGNYIGVTDEPFDMFGKVLSISDELMWRYFELLSSKSLKEIEEIKIGVNNGSLHPKKIKEELASEIVDRFHGIGAGSEAKLEFERVFAKKDIPTDIEEFIFENEIWICQALVDSKLVDSTSQARRDIKANAVSINQEKISDDKINLTKGEYILQKGKKSFAKIVIK, from the coding sequence ATGGAAAATAAAATAAATGAAGCAATAAATGAGATAAAAAGAGGAACAGCTGAAATTATTGATATTGAAGCAATAGAAAAATTAATAAAAAAATATTTTGAAACAGGTGAAAATTTCTATGTAAAAGCTGGTTTTGATCCAACTGCTCCAGATATTCATTTGGGACATACTGTTCTAATTCAAAAATTGGCAACTTTCCAAAAATTTGGAGGAATTGTTCAATTTTTAATTGGAGATTTTACTGCAACAATTGGAGATCCAACAGGAAAAAGTGAAACAAGAAAAGTTTTAAGTAGAGAACAAGTTCTAGCAAATGCTGAAACTTATAAAGAACAAGTTTTTAAAATTTTAGATCCTAGTAAAACAGAAGTTGTATTTAATAGTACATGGTTAAAAGAGTTAGGAACAGCTGGACTTATAAACTTAGCTTCAAACCTAACAGTTGCTAGAATGCTTGAGCGTGATGATTTCTCAAAAAGATATAGTTCAAATACGCCAATTGCAGTTAGTGAATTTTTATATCCCCTACTTCAAGGTTATGATTCTATCGCTCTAAAAAGTGATGTTGAATTAGGTGGAACAGATCAGAAATTTAATCTTTTAATGGGAAGAACTTTACAAAAAGCTTATGACTGTAAGAAGCAACAAGCAGTTTTAATGATGCCAATTTTAGAAGGTCTTGATGGAGTTCAAAAAATGTCAAAATCTTTAGGTAACTATATAGGAGTTACAGATGAGCCTTTTGATATGTTTGGAAAAGTTCTTTCAATTAGTGATGAGCTTATGTGGAGATATTTTGAACTACTATCTTCAAAATCACTAAAAGAGATTGAAGAGATTAAAATTGGTGTAAATAATGGTAGTTTACACCCTAAAAAAATAAAAGAGGAATTAGCTAGTGAAATAGTTGATAGATTTCATGGTATTGGAGCTGGAAGTGAAGCAAAACTTGAATTTGAAAGAGTTTTCGCAAAAAAAGATATTCCAACTGATATTGAAGAGTTTATATTTGAAAATGAGATTTGGATTTGTCAAGCTTTAGTTGATTCAAAACTTGTTGATTCTACTTCTCAAGCAAGAAGAGATATAAAAGCAAATGCAGTATCAATAAATCAAGAAAAAATTAGTGATGATAAGATAAATTTAACAAAAGGTGAATATATTTTACAAAAAGGTAAAAAAAGTTTCGCTAAGATAGTAATAAAATAA
- a CDS encoding IS3 family transposase (programmed frameshift), with amino-acid sequence MRNSKYTKEFRDETVQLILNSEKSAMQIAKDLGINDKTIYNWIKVYKKENNITTPIDETKNQSKSSQQELLVELKQLRAENKLLKQERDILKKATGILCKRNSIKYAWIKEHKKSFNIKLMCKVFKVDKSSYYNWVKNGSLIQKVDEKLNELIEIIFLQSRQTYGTRRIKNKLLERYGVIVSRRRIRDILKQLGLFVKMKRRFKVMTTDSNHNLPIAPNILNRDFYASKVDEKYVGDITYIPTSEGWLYLATVIDLYSRKIVGWSMDETMKVSLVNDALKMALISRNPDKGLIWHTDRGSQYTSYEHKDLLKRHGIIQSMSRKGNCHDNAVAESFFHTLKTELIHHEIYHTKEQAKRSIFEYIEVFYNRERSHSANNNLSPVEFEEKQKLLQKEIAA; translated from the exons ATGAGAAATAGTAAATATACTAAAGAGTTTAGGGATGAAACTGTACAATTAATTTTGAATAGTGAAAAGTCTGCAATGCAAATTGCGAAAGATCTTGGAATAAATGATAAAACAATTTATAATTGGATTAAAGTTTATAAAAAAGAGAACAATATAACAACTCCTATTGATGAAACTAAAAATCAATCTAAATCTTCACAACAAGAATTACTTGTAGAACTCAAACAACTACGAGCAGAGAATAAATTACTCAAACAAGAAAGAGATATTCTAAAAAAGGCAACAG GCATACTTTGCAAAAGAAACTCTATAAAGTATGCTTGGATAAAGGAGCATAAAAAGAGTTTCAATATAAAACTTATGTGTAAAGTTTTTAAAGTTGATAAAAGTAGCTATTACAATTGGGTCAAAAATGGCAGTCTAATTCAAAAAGTTGATGAGAAACTCAATGAACTAATAGAGATTATATTTCTTCAATCAAGGCAAACATATGGCACAAGAAGAATCAAAAATAAACTTCTTGAAAGATATGGTGTAATAGTTTCAAGAAGACGAATTAGAGATATTTTAAAACAATTGGGATTGTTTGTAAAAATGAAACGAAGATTTAAAGTAATGACAACAGATTCAAATCATAATTTACCAATAGCTCCAAATATTTTAAATAGAGATTTTTATGCTTCAAAAGTAGATGAAAAATATGTAGGTGATATAACTTATATTCCAACAAGTGAAGGATGGTTGTATCTTGCAACTGTAATTGATTTATATTCAAGAAAAATTGTTGGTTGGAGTATGGATGAAACAATGAAAGTTTCACTTGTAAATGATGCTTTAAAGATGGCTCTTATTTCAAGAAATCCTGATAAAGGATTAATTTGGCATACAGATAGAGGGAGTCAATATACTTCTTATGAACATAAAGATTTATTAAAAAGACATGGAATAATTCAAAGTATGAGTCGAAAAGGAAATTGTCATGATAATGCAGTAGCAGAGAGTTTTTTCCATACATTAAAAACTGAATTAATTCATCATGAAATTTATCATACAAAAGAACAAGCAAAAAGATCAATATTTGAATATATAGAAGTATTTTATAATAGAGAGAGAAGTCATAGTGCAAATAATAATTTATCACCAGTAGAGTTTGAAGAAAAACAAAAATTGTTACAAAAAGAAATTGCTGCTTAG
- a CDS encoding type VI secretion system Vgr family protein — protein sequence MQNLNFLKDQIKDIKDTIMNNQKEIQEIKGRLKLLNYKSNDLYGNTDGNYSIYNLEGKSGVNKVYEYEITFISNERIEVEDIVDTDVEIVLEDLVNLKSCKTIFGKIYKASEDSIVSNKYMYKIEVVHPIYYLGLNNKYEIYHSLSATDIINKIVTRYRALLNISLEIRVDNIKYPIKDYTTQYNQSDLEFILMLCEEEGYSLIFKEDDNSSFKIVLCELNDYVEKIDSKILCTYNHKIEFKASKHIEDYYDKNNPSQEYKIEKTKVVTSSKIKDNASSKQLRNDIEKESFRDKLNLLNESLYEDLNRYTNIDTNKEYSQSNIIEAVSNELIVKDSLNALIVSEKENKEEDVIIIEVNYKAYFPNALEEYSKLNDIKDINSNMQYSVEFKAIPKDIIYKPKVTIKKPKIYGVQTAIVSSQDVNNSPINQNQNSIDVDEEGRVRVLFHFERNKTTSCYLRVSNLSSGNNYGSQFIPRVNSEVIVSFVNGNPDCPIIIGTLYNGENKIPYPLPANKTKSYIRTYTTPQYENEEGYNEILFEDKQGNEELNIKAQKDMNTLILNDETKIVKHNQSNLIENDKKEDVNNNSNLNVKSDYTINVNKNLIQTVEEEKITTVNKDYNIYANKDFNILVKDNLNIFVEENITTTIKNILHTYVEKNKQDKFLQNLYLEILEDYGLEISNSLHITSNHVKYEAKEELDLDAYNEVVLRCGNHSLSINSSGVHFHTSNYNSNSPYSGVVANDAEILKSLFSLEPQGDE from the coding sequence ATGCAAAATCTAAATTTTCTAAAAGATCAAATAAAAGATATCAAAGATACGATAATGAATAATCAAAAAGAGATTCAAGAGATAAAAGGAAGGTTAAAACTTTTAAACTATAAAAGTAATGATTTATATGGGAATACAGATGGGAATTATTCAATCTATAATTTAGAAGGGAAAAGTGGAGTAAATAAAGTATATGAATATGAGATAACCTTTATAAGTAATGAAAGAATAGAAGTAGAAGATATAGTAGATACAGATGTAGAGATAGTTTTAGAGGATTTAGTAAATTTAAAATCTTGTAAAACAATCTTTGGAAAGATTTATAAAGCTAGTGAAGATAGTATAGTATCAAATAAATATATGTATAAAATAGAAGTGGTACATCCAATATACTATTTGGGATTAAATAATAAATATGAGATATATCATAGTCTAAGTGCAACAGATATTATAAATAAAATAGTAACAAGATATAGAGCCTTATTAAATATTTCATTAGAGATAAGAGTAGATAATATAAAATATCCAATAAAAGATTATACAACCCAATATAATCAAAGTGATTTAGAGTTTATCTTAATGCTTTGTGAAGAAGAGGGATACTCTTTAATATTTAAAGAAGATGATAATAGTAGCTTTAAAATAGTATTGTGTGAATTAAATGATTATGTAGAGAAAATAGATAGTAAGATATTGTGTACATATAATCATAAAATAGAGTTTAAAGCAAGTAAACATATAGAAGATTACTATGATAAGAATAATCCAAGCCAAGAGTATAAAATAGAGAAAACAAAGGTAGTAACTAGTAGTAAGATAAAAGATAATGCAAGTAGTAAACAATTAAGAAATGATATAGAAAAAGAGAGCTTTAGAGATAAACTAAACTTGTTAAATGAAAGCTTGTATGAAGATTTAAATAGATACACAAATATAGATACAAATAAAGAGTATAGTCAATCAAATATAATAGAAGCAGTTTCAAATGAATTAATAGTAAAAGATAGTTTAAATGCCTTAATAGTAAGTGAAAAAGAGAATAAAGAAGAAGATGTAATAATAATAGAAGTAAACTATAAAGCATACTTTCCAAATGCCTTAGAAGAGTATTCAAAACTAAATGATATAAAAGATATAAACTCAAATATGCAATATAGTGTAGAGTTTAAAGCAATCCCAAAAGATATAATATATAAACCCAAAGTTACAATAAAAAAACCAAAGATATATGGAGTACAAACAGCAATAGTAAGCTCTCAAGATGTAAATAACTCACCAATAAACCAAAATCAAAATAGTATAGATGTAGATGAAGAAGGAAGAGTAAGAGTTCTGTTTCATTTTGAAAGAAATAAAACAACCTCTTGTTACTTAAGAGTATCAAATCTATCTAGTGGAAATAATTATGGCTCACAATTTATTCCAAGAGTAAATAGTGAAGTAATAGTAAGCTTTGTAAATGGTAACCCAGATTGCCCAATAATAATAGGAACTTTGTATAATGGTGAGAATAAAATACCTTACCCACTCCCAGCTAATAAAACAAAAAGCTATATAAGAACATATACAACTCCTCAATATGAAAATGAGGAAGGATATAATGAAATACTCTTTGAAGATAAACAAGGAAATGAAGAGTTAAATATAAAAGCTCAAAAAGATATGAATACTCTAATACTAAATGATGAGACAAAAATAGTTAAACATAATCAAAGTAATCTAATAGAGAATGATAAAAAAGAAGATGTAAATAATAACTCAAACTTAAATGTAAAATCAGACTATACAATAAATGTAAATAAAAACCTAATACAAACTGTAGAAGAAGAGAAAATAACAACTGTAAATAAAGATTATAATATCTATGCTAATAAAGATTTTAATATTTTAGTAAAAGATAATCTAAATATCTTTGTAGAAGAAAATATAACAACTACAATAAAAAATATACTACATACTTATGTAGAAAAAAATAAACAAGATAAGTTTTTGCAAAACCTATACCTAGAGATATTAGAAGATTATGGATTGGAAATAAGTAATAGTCTTCATATAACATCAAATCATGTTAAATACGAAGCAAAAGAAGAACTAGACCTAGATGCTTATAATGAAGTGGTATTAAGATGTGGAAACCATTCACTTTCAATAAATAGTAGTGGAGTACATTTTCATACTTCAAACTACAATAGTAATAGTCCTTATAGTGGGGTAGTGGCTAATGATGCAGAAATATTAAAAAGTTTATTTAGTTTAGAACCACAAGGAGATGAGTGA
- a CDS encoding T6SS phospholipase effector Tle1-like catalytic domain-containing protein: protein MREYFVNENLTIKAQTLGIKNGEKLKLELIMLEEYHGTKLKIEDLENKSFEDIELKKATKNVDKNKELTISEDSSYKKVIKEDIEAQNDRVEYKFKIEELVEQENIRKVNYIVAWIDLDGDGIREYDEAIIMKINHNLAKGNLRIGIFFDGTGNDISNKSLTENSLSNVRKLFEIYPNQLIETSKKQQKEDEEYRKRYGIDNANRPKVNITNEEKFPQTMCAYVRGVGSISSTESKDLFTGGAFGSGGIERVQGMLYYINIAIEVYFNKYLEKEGIGYYPINLEFDIFGFSRGAALTRHFVNVIKEHGVDYNKEFYYNPAKIRVKTLNIFDTVASFGKPGNDINIGFNLHIKPSFIIDKVNHFLADDEFRENFPAHLISNNKEDYPTEFIKDKFEELVFLGAHSDIGGGYPEAKFEHNVSNNELSKYYLEIMHSKCKKVEVPLNDLPDNLKANKEVTEYIDYFDNQYKIYPNLKVAHKRLREIQAYLSHKYIDYQISNLNQEKSLLSINDNSNNLSYSEKIKKEKDIENKKQLLKDKYYFYNLIDSDLYYKDIYKEVMDELLEIFQDRYELEEFIKQSNDFQDKYVHRSFYSSFGMSPRIENKRYHRIYYTTEIQKDVVDKLDAEIFYSNADVLENESSNIG from the coding sequence ATGAGAGAGTATTTTGTAAATGAAAATCTAACTATAAAAGCACAAACTTTAGGTATAAAAAATGGAGAAAAACTAAAATTAGAACTAATAATGCTTGAAGAATATCACGGAACTAAACTTAAAATAGAAGATTTGGAAAATAAAAGTTTTGAAGATATTGAACTAAAAAAAGCTACTAAGAATGTAGATAAGAATAAAGAGCTAACAATATCTGAAGATAGTAGTTATAAAAAGGTTATAAAAGAAGATATAGAAGCACAAAATGATAGAGTGGAATATAAATTTAAGATAGAGGAATTAGTAGAACAAGAGAATATAAGAAAAGTAAACTATATTGTAGCTTGGATAGATTTAGATGGAGATGGAATAAGAGAGTATGATGAAGCAATAATAATGAAGATAAATCATAACCTAGCAAAAGGTAATCTAAGAATAGGAATATTTTTTGATGGAACAGGAAATGATATAAGTAATAAAAGCTTAACAGAGAATTCTTTATCAAATGTAAGAAAACTTTTTGAAATATACCCAAATCAGCTTATAGAAACTAGTAAAAAGCAACAAAAAGAGGATGAAGAGTATAGAAAAAGATATGGAATTGATAATGCTAATAGACCAAAAGTAAATATCACAAATGAAGAAAAATTTCCACAAACAATGTGTGCTTATGTAAGAGGTGTTGGTTCAATATCAAGTACAGAGTCTAAAGATTTGTTTACAGGTGGAGCATTTGGAAGTGGAGGAATTGAAAGAGTACAAGGGATGCTTTATTATATAAATATTGCAATAGAAGTTTACTTTAATAAATATTTAGAAAAAGAAGGTATAGGATACTATCCAATAAACCTAGAGTTTGATATATTTGGATTTTCAAGAGGAGCTGCACTTACAAGACATTTTGTAAATGTTATAAAAGAGCATGGTGTAGATTATAATAAAGAGTTTTATTATAATCCTGCAAAGATAAGAGTAAAAACTCTAAATATCTTTGATACAGTTGCTTCATTTGGAAAGCCAGGAAATGATATAAATATAGGATTTAATTTACATATAAAACCAAGTTTCATAATAGATAAAGTAAATCATTTTTTAGCAGATGATGAATTTAGAGAGAATTTTCCAGCACATTTAATATCTAATAATAAAGAAGATTACCCAACAGAATTCATTAAAGATAAGTTTGAAGAGCTTGTATTTTTAGGAGCACACTCTGATATAGGAGGTGGTTATCCTGAAGCTAAATTTGAACATAATGTATCTAATAATGAACTTTCTAAATATTATTTAGAGATAATGCATAGCAAGTGCAAAAAAGTAGAAGTTCCTTTAAATGATTTACCTGATAATTTAAAAGCGAATAAAGAAGTTACAGAATACATAGACTATTTTGATAACCAATATAAAATCTATCCAAATCTAAAAGTAGCCCATAAAAGACTAAGAGAGATACAAGCATATTTATCTCATAAATATATAGATTATCAAATAAGTAATTTAAATCAAGAGAAATCTCTATTATCAATAAATGATAATTCTAATAATTTAAGTTATTCTGAAAAAATAAAAAAAGAGAAAGATATTGAAAATAAAAAACAGCTTTTAAAAGATAAGTACTATTTTTATAATTTAATAGATAGTGATTTATATTATAAAGATATATATAAAGAAGTGATGGATGAACTTTTAGAGATATTTCAAGATAGATATGAATTAGAAGAGTTTATAAAACAAAGTAATGATTTTCAAGATAAATATGTACATCGTTCTTTCTATAGTTCATTTGGAATGAGTCCAAGAATTGAAAATAAGAGATATCATAGAATATACTATACAACAGAAATTCAAAAAGATGTTGTAGATAAACTAGATGCAGAGATATTTTACTCAAATGCAGATGTTTTAGAAAACGAAAGTTCAAATATAGGATAA